CCCAGCgctgttttaatcattttttcacctctctctctctctctctctctctctctctctctctctctctctctctctctctctctatttctctctctctctctcttggagcagcagtagcagcagccaGTGCGCTGCTCCGTCCCTCCTACCACGCAGAACAAACGCTATATTCATCTGCTCCGGCTTGCAGTGACTGAAACTTCCCCGCAGCAACTCCTGGGTTACTTTTCTTTCCCCCCACCAGGTCCACAGCTGCCGAACACAATGCCATTCATGCCACGGGGCGAACACAGGCGGACAATGTGGAGAACGTGCAGCGTCTTTTGCGCATGGAGTCTACTGTTCCTGGCAGAGGTCTGTGCGCAGTCCCAGCGGAGGTACACCTTCATTTACTTagttattcatatatttttttttaatgggaaaaGCTTTTACGAGTGGCTGGGCAAAGGTGATGCAGCCTGCGAGTGGAGGACTGGAGTTTATCCAGAAAGAAGATCATTCTGCAGTCCTCCAGTCGGGACATGTGGCGCATTCAATGAGATCTGTTTTGAATTTAACCGCAGGCTGTTTGTTAACGTTGTACACAcgttttatattgtttttaacacatcatcaattgacatttttttggagAATAAGAAACATCTCCCTTCTGCTCTCCAGACCAACCTTCACATGCGGCGGAAACATTACAGGGGAGTCTGGAGTGATCGGGAGCCAGGGGTACCCAGGAGTTTACCCCCCGAACACcaagtgtgtgtggaggatcACAGTGAGTTCCACTTTCAACATGACTCTCTGTGATGAATGATGACGACGCaacttcattaaaaacacacacacacacaccaaaaacagCTGCACTATATAATGGCATGATTCTCTTTCACTAACCCCAAGCTCCTAATTTCATTCTAAAAATACTCAACCACAGCCAGTtcaaggcagttttttttttccttctttctttttgctgacTGGCTCCATTACATTACTGTACATTCACACAAAGTCATGCTGCAACATTCTTGTAACTGGACATCAGGCCAACACCCATGTAGGGGGGAGAGGATGTGTCACATTTCCAGGCTCTCACTAATGATGATCATTATGTGGAATTGACCTTTAATTCCCGACCCCCTCTTCAAGGTCCCCGAGGGAAAGGTGGTGGTCCTGTCATTCCGCTCCATCGACCTGGAGAGCGACAACCTGTGCCGCTACGACTATGTGGATGTGTACAGTGGCCATGTCAGCGGGCAGAGGCTCGGACGCTTCTGTGGGACGTTCAAGCCGGGGGCCCTGGTTTCCACGGGCAACAAGATGCTCATGCAGATGGTGTCTGACGCCAACACGGCCGGGAGTGGCTTCCTGGCTGtcttctctgctgctcaccCACATGAGAGAGGTAGGCCTCCATGGGAAgaagagtgttttgttttgttttgttttgtttcgcaGTGGTGGCAGCTGCGTAGAAAATATCTCGCCGCCACCCGAGCGTGTAATGCAGAGCCACGTGGGGACTGTGCCTCAGCCATGACTTCAACCCCATAAAGGAATCTGATACTGGTTCCTTGGAGTGCGTCTGTTTGGCAGAGGGGTCAGTGTTTGAGAAGCAAATGAACAAGGCTGTTAAAACAGGGGTCACTTCAGTGGGAATCGGCGCACGGcacagacggagagaaaaatACCGTGAATCACTTCCAAGGCACGCAGacgcacagaaaaacaaacagaaggtgTAGTTTTTCCTAAACTCTGTGAAAACCCGGCAGCCTTTTGGGGGTTTCATTAGTCCGAGATTGGGGGATAAGGAGTTTAACGGTGTTTCTAGCAGGCAAAAAAAGGGAGGAATATCTCAACACTTTGTCGCAGTACAATGTGGAATTTctcactgacatttttctgGAGCACTTCTTCAGCTCTTCAGTATCACTTAGCGTTAGTTGAGTTAAATGGGCCTCTTCCTGCGGGGTTGTGCAAAGTCTCGTCCACTGTTTTGGTGGAATTTTAATGGCTGGTTCTCTTGACAGCTGTACCAGACAATAGCTATTAACTAGCCTGCCTGGCTCTGAACCAACGGATGACAGCAGACTGTTACAGCTAACAGTCTGCTGAGCTCTGTCGAAACTGTACAGCGCAGCATTTGTTAGGTGTCTATTCTTGTCACTGTCACGAATTTGTAGTTCTTGGTAAGGAAACATCAATCCAGCTGTATGTTACAAAGAAAACACGTCTTCCAGAGAGCTTTTGTGGTTATTGAAGCAATGTGTCCCTGATGCTCCCTTTGGAAGCATTCCAAAACTGCgcaaaacaaaactaatgaGTGTCTTAGTTTTTTAAGGATACACATAATGACAAAGAAGGGCGATGAAGAGCGGCAATAACATCAAGAATGATGAATACAATCTAGAGAAATTTCCTCAAGGAGTAGGAATGATGTTTTGGCAGATGATGGTGGATTATTATAGGACTAACTGGAGGCATGACTCCACAGGGGACCAGTACTGTGGAGGCAGGTTGGACCGACCCTCAGGGACGTTCAAAACACCCAACTGGCCTGAGAAGGACTACCCAGCTGGTGTCACCTGCTCCTGGCACATAGTGGCACCAAAGAACCAGGTGAGAATgtacaaaattaaaatgtctcatTCTTTGCGTTATATGTAAAGTTAACTAATAGGAAATGACTGTTAAGAGAATCCTGATTTCGGGAGCTTGGCCTATTGAACGTCGAACCTGTTTAGATTGAAACATCAAGACACAGTCAACCGTAGATCTTTAATGCTCCATGATGATCGCCTTTTGTTGCGCCAAATGTAGCTGTGAGAAGTTTGATTAACAGgctcaagtgatgtcacttaagGCAGCCTTAAAGCTGCTAACcgctgctaactgcagctgatGGCTCAACTAGCTACGCAGCTAGCAGTTCATGAAGCGCAGAGCACTGTGGAGCACCTGGACAGTCCGACGATAGCTGGTTAGTGAAATCTAAGTAAATATCTCTGTAACGCAAGACGTTATGATGACAGAACTGTaatttcatcacattctgttgatcattttagtagattttaaaaaattacgTCTCTGAACAGTTGCTTGAGGCTAGGAGCTACGTTAGCTGCTACTAGCAAAACAACCCATAATCTCAGACCAGATCAACAGtggagttgcattgtgggtaatgcgGGTGCCTGGTTTTGAGGAAGAAGAATGCTCTGACTAGAATGAAGATTGTATCTCTGGCTTCACTGTGTAAAGGGTGTAGAACAAAGCTAAGATATCCCAcccagctgaaaaaaaacagcatagaccagaaccaaaacacaacatatgctggtcttgctaaTGACTGGTCACTACCAAATGACAGTGCATCACCCTTTAATCAAACGGCCGGCCATCATAGCCAGTTGAAATGCTCTCGCCCTTCTTTCAATCCGTCTCCTGCTGCAGATTATAGAAGTCAAGTTCGAGAAGTTTGACGTGGAGCGAGATAACTACTGCCGCTACGACCACGTCTCCATCTTCAACGGGGCGGAAATAAACGACGCCAAGAGGATCGGCAAATACTGTGGAGACAGCCCCCCAGCGTAGGTGATTCTCTCATGAAGACTTTATTTTCGTGGACACATCCATCAATCCGCCCCCCGAGGTCCTCTCAGTTTACACTCTGGTCTGGGCTCCTCTTGCAGGCCGGTGTTCTCAGATGGGAACCAGCTCCTGATCCAGTTCCTGTCAGATCTCAGCCTGACCGCTGACGGCTTCATTGGACACTACAAGTTCAGGCCGAAGCGGTTCCCCACCACCACGGtaccacccaccaccaccacgcaGCCCGTCACCACCAGGCCCATACGTAGGTAGCAACTTTTATCCAATCAATAAGAAAGACGTctaacatctgtgtttgttgatgtaGCTATGAGACACCATCCTGGCCATGTACTACTGGATTCTCTTGCTAACAtgtggcgtttttttttttcattcactcgAACACGAGGGACATCTGGAATCTGCTTCTGATTTGGGCTGGAGGGGGAACTAAGTGTACTTCTTAAGTAAGAGCCCTTCAGAATCCTGCTTCTGGTTAAGAGTAATGCTAAATTCCGCTGCGCTTGTGACATATAAACGGGGTGAAAATGGTCcgttaaaacaaacaaattttaaaaaagtcaaaccGAACAGCGGGTCGTGATGCACCGTTCTCCTCTGTGCAAATAGCAAAGAGAACATTGAGCACTGGGGActattaaagctgcagcacGTGTCTGAACACAACATATGCTAAAGCTGTGCCTGATGCTCACATTTCTCTTGTGTTAGAACCGTACGTAACACACGTTCATACACAGCGTGTACACGTGTCTGCACCTGCAAGCTCATTTTTATACTAAAAAACTCACATTCCCACACGCTGtcgccttttttttcccctcttcagTCGAGCCAGGTTATTCTGGCGCCTCCCTCTCAGTGATGTCATACTGTCACAGTGCCTTCTGGTTATCTCTCctgacttttttcccccccacctctctccaGTAAGAATAATATTTAGACAGCTaccttgtgttttctctgtggttttcctTTATGGACTCCTCACTGTCTCTAACTCTGAAAACAGATGTTCAACTTGTCAGATTACATCGCTCTTTTTTTGCACTTCGTCCCATTGAGGAGCGTCCGAGAACGTACTGCAAATAAACCACAGTAGAAAACAGATGCAACTGTAGCTTACACGCTTGTATCACGTACAGATATTGAatattcttgtgtgtgtgtgcgtgtgtctctgcagccctGAAGTACTCCGTTGCGCTGTGccagcagaaatgtaaaagacgAGGAACGCTCGAGAGCAACTACTGCTCCAGCAATTTCGGTAAGAACATCAGAGCTCATTTGCAATTCACTTAAACCTCATGCAGTCGCTGGTATGTCCCGGCTTCGCTCACTCTTGAATCATTTAATTTACCTGCTGTCACATACAGACTAATCCTAAAAAAGATTATTTACGTCAGCACATCAGCAGCCAGATCTCCCCCTCACAGGCGGTTTACAGTCCTGATGGTGTCAGTGTCTTTGCTTATCTCAAAGACTTCCTTGATATAGCCTGCCAGGAAGTGAAGGGGTGTATACAGTAGGaccacagttacacacacacacacacacacacacacacacacacacacacacacacacacacacacacacacacacactgagcctctGACTGTGGGTAAACTGTCGATAAATGAAGGTGTTGATTCAAGCTTGGCCGAGCCATTTTGCAACTCTCCCGCCGCTGTGGTGTTTTCCTCCCGTGGCTGTGTCCCACATGTGTTAGACTGGCATTTCAAAGGGGTTCACTTGGATTTGCACGAGGGAGCGAGGAAAAGGGTGCGTGGAAAAAGAGTGGGCACGTGTGATGTGGCTGGCGGGGTCCACACACTATATGTGGCGAGACTGAAAACTGTTCGTCTAATCAACACGTGAAGTCATAACTGTTGGTTTGGTTTACGTTGCTTTCAGTTGTCAAAGGCAGTGGCTGGTGGTTTGCATTCTGTGAGTGTTTAACAGTAGCAGCAGATACAGTAACAGTACTGAAACAGGACAGTCAGTCTCCTGGCTCCTCTCATCCCCCTGTCAGGAAATGAAACAGGCAGTTATGTGAAGTCCAGACATATTGGTACCATCAGTGTAAAGAATCCCGTTCATGCTGAAAGACACGTGCTTCAGTCCGCTGACTCCACCGTCACTCAGCTGGCACTGCTAAATGTCAGGTCTCCTCCACAGCGAAGAGTCCACACAAGAAAACTGTAATCTGTTTTGGCGCTGGACAGActaaacaggaaatgactgaaaggactgaaacagaaaaaaaacatgaaccgGACAGTACAGTAGGTAGCAATTCTGGTTAGGTTAACTTGTGAGATGAATTCCCCGAAGTTACTTAATGTTCCCATGAAGTCCAAAAAGTGCTTTTGTTCACATATCTCACCGATATGCCCAGTATCAGGTTCAAAAGTGGCAACAACGCTGTTTTATAGGTATTTTTAGAGTCTAtaacttcctggaaaatcaTGGACAttttgatgactcatcctgcactcggGGGCGTATATTCATGTTTGGTCCAATGAATGCTTCTCTACTTTATGACGCTGCCGTGGAtatcacaaaagaaaacaatgcagctCAGGACCAGACCGGACCTCGCGCATTAACTCACAAAATCACAACTTCATAACTTTATTTGGTGATTTGGATGAAAGAGTGTCACGACGTATGGAGAAATTATTTGCTGGTCTTCCCTCAGATAATGATGACGGAGGCCAGGTAGAGTACCGTTAGgatttatggagtttcctgGTAGAAAGATACTGGTAGCTTTAGTAGCTAAGTGCTGCTAAATGAGGTTAGCTGCCATCAGCTCAGTGAGTCGTTCTTGCTGACTCGGCCGCAGGTTGCCAGGTTCTAAACCCCCTACAATCACTGATTCTCTATCTGCTTTCTCTCTATATTAGATTGTACTGTACATGATATGCAGTGACCTCTGCTCCACTGACTGACATGCAAAACATTTAGCTGTCTGCCGGACAATGATGATATCACAGATTCACTTTGGCCTCGTCACAGTGAGGGCCACATCCTGGAATTATCTTCCAAACTCTTACGGTAACTGATATCGTTGAGGCTTTTTGAGAAGGAGCTCCCAGCTGGTTGGTGGGTCAAGATGCCATAAAAAGGTCAAAGGAAATGTTGATGCTGTTGATTCACCCTGACGTCTTTACAGAGAGGCACACATTGTTCCAATTTCTCTGACACTGTTGATGGTGGCGATAAAAAAGCAAATTCCCCTCACTATAATTTAGAGGCCCCACTTCTCTGATGTTCAAACATATCCTTCATAGCTTCCCAGGGGATAAACACTAGTATGATTTGAAATGCTTATATATAAAATGTCTCAAGCGTTGGATGCATATTCAAtacaaaaattgaaaaattgCTACTAAAAAAATCATaagcatgctaatatgctaaactaagatggtgagcATGATGAACATTATAGGCCTGTTCAGCGTTAGCATTCAACtcaaagcacaacacaacagcCCCCACAGAGCCGCTAGCATGCCTGCAGAGTGTTAGTCTCGTACTTGCGGGCATTGTCTGTCTGATGTGAGTCAGTAACATCTTCTTTCACTCTGTTGGTTTTTCAAAAGTCTCattatgctgctgctgctgtcacccgGCCTAAAGCTCGGGCTTTACTTCTAACCGCAGCCCAGAAATAGCACTCGCCAAAGTGATGATTTTGTTTACAGAAATCCAAACTGACGTTCCCTGATGCTTTGATTTTATCCCCATTTATGAGGATGTGTTTTTCTAAAGGATTAACAACTGTGAACAAATATGTTCTCTCATGACGTGCACGTTTCTCTACAGTGATAACCGGGACTGTCATCACCGCggtgatgagaggaggaagcatGTTCGCCACAGTCTCCATCATCAACGTGTACAAAGAAGGCAGTCTGGCCATCCAGCAGGCAGGAAAGACCATGAGCACCAAGATCATTATCCTGTGCAAGAAGTGTCCATTTATCAGACGAGGTGAGTCCACCGGTGAAATTAAATCGGCTCAAAGTCCTTCAGAACGTGGGTTTGAcgtatgaggaaaaaaaaacagttcataaTCTAAATGATGATAATCATTATACAGTTCCTGGTTGACTGTTTTCAATAACCTGTGGCTCTGAGTTTGCCTCCTTTGCTGTGCTGTCGCGCTCAGTCGGCAGAGCTCGCCCCCAGAGTGTGAGGTGAGCGGCAGAACTCACTGTCCAAGCAGTCAATGAAACGTTACATGTTTATATGCTGCACGCGCATAAACATGTGGTATACAGACCTGCCGTGTGGAGATTCTGATATCTGGCCTCCCTGAATGTCTCTGCCGTTCCGCCACTgcattcaggttttttttgtgtgaccTCACCAGGCTTGAACTACATCTTCATGGGCCAAGTGGACGAGGACGGCAAGGGGAAGATCGCCCCTCACCACTTTGTCATGGCGTTCAAGACGAAGAACCAGAAAGGACTCAACGTCCTGAAAGACAAGCGGTGCTGAGGACAGACGTACCCGAGGCTGTGGATGGAAAcaattaagcaaaaaaaaaaaaaaagaagaagtctcacaacagaaaaacaaagctgaatttGGACGCCTTCACAGAACGTAAAATCACAAgattattgtatttattcattttgctgcAGATCACATGTTGGTGGAATAAAACAAGAAGACTTGAAGTGCACTTCCACTCTGTCTTCTATTAAAAGACCCGCCGCTGGGTCTGTTTGGCAACCTCGAGATTAATCAGCGACGAAATGAGTTGAAATTTCCATTCCAGTTCTCGGCCCATTCTCACTCAGCGTACTCACATTCCTGCCATGCCCAGTGCAGGGGAATTAAAGTGTAGCCAGGAACAAGAGCCCAGAATCAGGAGTACAGCAGTATCTGTTCCAGCATCCCATGATTGCActattaatttgacattttttttcatattctacTGTTCAGCTGTTTTCCTTTAGAGGCTTTGGAGTGCAATGGGAATTATTTAGTCTGCATTTAACAAATGTATCTTTCTGGCACAATAGTCTTAAATTCCACGAGCCTTGATCAATACAGAGGATTTCTCACGATCAACAGTTTTGCCAACAATCGAGCTGATTGTTGTCGGCTTAAGAATCTGaagttatttttctgtgttcacttCCATGGGCAGTGATTTGGGAGGTGATTGAAAGCGGTgattaaaaagtgcaatatttaatatataaatgaatCTTTTCTTAAACTTTTTATGCTGGTTTCACGTGAAACTTCAGTTAGTTTACAGATGCAAAGCACCGCCGTCAGCATATATCATTTACCTGCATTGTTTTTAAaggcatgaaatgaaaaaatattttcatatgaaAAAGTCTGtgaatattatttatattttattgttttcatctgcCCGAATAAAAATCcttattattttccttttgtttgtccgTCTTTGTACGATCAGCTGGAAATGACATAATGCCAAATGATATCTGAATTGGTCTGTTGAGTCTACTTAGAGTGGATCAGGTGTGTGTAACGTGACCCTCACGTGGACTGGACTGCCGGGCAGTTGGCTGAACTGTTGGCAGTTTTCTGGCTTTCAGACTTGAGCGACCAGAGGCCAGTTTTCAAGGACAGAGAACAGCAAGTTACAAACCAACATTTGAAGTCTGCAgcatctgtttcttcttttttgtgcCATTAAAGCCCCAGAAGGTCAATTTTTTCCATAAATCTTtattcatctttgttttaaaacaatggctttcttttatttacaaaaaaaggtaGAATAGCAGAAGAATACAtatggggtgggggggggcctGAGTCTGGAGGCTTTGGTGGAGAATATATATGTTTCTAGTTAAGTTCCAGGTTTTAAAATGTGCCTCTGTGACTCTAAAGGAGCAGAGTTTATCACATGCTCGGGGTCACACGGCATCCCAGATAAACGAGAAGCAGAGGTTTTGTCAagaggagaagggggaaaaggggggaggagagatCTAAGTCTTTTTTAGCTCCTCGGGTAGAACATGGCGTATTTGGAGGTCCGGAAGCCGAGCAGGTCCCTCATCTCGTTGCGAAACTTGGAGAGGTCTTGGCGCAGGTCGTTCAGATTTTCCACCGTGGCCTGGTCCGTGCTTTGCATCTTCTGCCGCGTGGACGTCAGGTAGCGGTGAACCAGGCAGCACATGATCTTCTGGTAGTTCTCGTCCCGCTTCTGCTTCAGGTTCTTCCACTCCTGGATGGAGAAGACAGTGAAGGAAATTCAGAACATGCGCTGGCAGCCATCTTGCTAGTGCCGATAAtgaatttttttctcaccttgAGGCTGTTCTGTCTCTTCACTTTGCCCTTGGAGGTGTGCGAGCAGATCCACTTGCTCATGCTGGTCACCAGGTAGCAGACAGTCTTTGGGGAGGGGAGGATGTTAAACGGCGGAGGCAGGGTACACTTGTCGTCAAAGTAGCTGAGCCACAGTTTAGCACGGGCGAACTTCCACTCCTTGTCCTCGTGATTCTGCAAAagcccgaaaaaaaaaaaaaaagccaacaggGACAGTGAGGAGGCAGGCACGTGAGAATTAACTCTCGCACACTGGGCTCCATTCAGAGAGgaatgcagaaaatgtaaaaacctgGACAATGAGTCGTTTTACAGAGcataatcaaaaacaaactgttgttcAAAGGGAAGGAGAAAATGTGCCGCGGTTTAACATCTGTGTAACATTTCAGGGCGAATTAGCCGAAATCGAAAAATCTAATCTTCACAATAAATGGAAACAGCTCCAACTTTTTGGGTTTCGAGCTGAACTCAAATTACCCTTGACAGCCGTGACAAATCCACTTGCTTGTTTGCCAGAAGTTTGTTTATATACTCACAGCGATCTGTCTGAAGCTTTTGTGGAGCATTGCCACCAGCAGCTTGGTCAGCACGATAACCACCACGATGTTGTAGGTGCCTATGATCATGGCGCCCACGAACGAACGCAGCTCCTCCGTGTAGCTGATGCGGGTGACGAAGAGCGCGACGTGCGCCAGGGAGAATATGTACCAGAATAAGGCGTAGCAGGTCCCCATAAACCTGTGAGAGGGAAGAATTCAGTTCAGTATAACCTAAAAAGATATATTCTAAGGATATAATGTAATTTCACTGTAAGTGGAAAAGCTGCTACCACTTTACGCAGCTGCATAATGTAATCTCTAACATCTCTCAACAGGCCTTTCTGATCATTCATCATAGTCGTCATCACTCTCCAAAATGACAGATTGAGGTTGGCCCGTACGTGTGGAATGCGTCgttgctctgctgctggcagaATATGCCCTCGCAGTCCTTGGTTTGGTTCTTGTCCGGGTTTTTGTGGTCCTTTCCGTAAAGCTGAGTGAGTCCAATGGTGAAGGAGAACAACACCAGCAGGAAGAGGCCCAGGAACTTTCCGAACTCCTGCAGCATCTGACCCATGGAGATCTGGGGAGAAATTaaattgcaaatgtttttgttaatcCTGCGTTTGATCTGATCTAATGAAGGAGAcatgagtcatttttttcccccccttatCTTTCATAATCTGTTTTCTGCCAACAATTCCAGTAATCCTCATTAACCAGGAAGAGGGCGAGCTGGGGTCAGATCTGACACTGACTGGATCTTTGTCTGATCCTTACAAAGCTTGATTGATTTCCTActaattaaaaagataatgaGGTTAAAGGTAAAGTTAGCCCATCTTTGCCAAGATAGTTTcaggatgaaaatcaaatacgCTCTAATACATTTGGATGTGTCTGTGATTTGGTCTGCATGGTTGCTCTGCTAGATTTCCGTAGTTGTTGTGGTGGTTACTTTATCAGCATTGTTGTTAGCTTACAGCAATGAAGCATCTGCGTAGCTTAGCAGTGGTTCAATTACAGGAttagcatttttatttcagttcactTTGATACTCAATACTTAAATATTTACTAAAACAGCAACTCACTTGTTGCAACAGTATTTTTTTGAAGTGTAGTTCTTGCTAGCTAGTTTAGCAGCCTTTTAGGTAACTAATGCTAATAGCAAAGAAACATTCATGTGGCCTAGCAGTGATTACAGGATGGggatttttatttcagttcatcaTCATGTTTAAAACTTACATTTTAGGCTGCTGTAATTCTTATTGACTTAACATTAGTAGACACATTGCAAAGGTATTGCTTTAGTCACTGTGATaatagttagctagctagtttaGCAGATTTTTAGATAGCTACTAGGAAGGAAAATCCAAAATAGACATTTTTATTGCAGTTCATTATAATACCTTACATGTAAAGGtgttacagttttgtttttttatcgtAGTTGTTGCTGGCTAGTTTAGCAGCCTTTAAGATAGCTAACACTAACAGTAAGGAAATGTAGCTTGGCTTCGCAGTGATAGAAAgatggacattttattttgccatCTTACTTAACATTAGACAAATAAAAACTATTGTCTTAGTTGATGTAATCACAGTTGTCGCTTGCTAGTTCAGCACTGTTTCACAAAGACATGAtcaaggaaatgaaaatgtgaccaagAAGTAATGAAACTAGTGTAGAGAATTGGCCATATATTTCAGTATCTTAGCAGTTAGTCACTTATGTGTTGCTAAATCTTTGCATAGCTCTAGTTTTGCAGAAGAATTTTTAATCAGAGGGGAAAGATCattactgactgattttttatgcataacatctttgttttcatgactgaataaacaaactgacaataCTTTAAGGACAATACAATTTCATACTTGTTTACTTTGTTAATgggtggcggaccctgccatctctCTAGCTTCCAACACTgtctggggaccttatttccctctaagagcagcttgtttattcagtgatggaataaatgagtttgtattattgcctcattaatattgtcaatattaacattctgagttttaatttcttctccaaaactacacagtgccccttcaAAGCAAGGTAGCTACATTTATGCTCCAGTGTGACCTACTCTTTCATTACTTGTCCCATGTAAGCAAACCTTTCACCACTTGTggctatttttttccccctgtcaTGTTCTTGTTTAGCAGCTTTCCCCCTGAGAAACTGGAAAAAGCAACATAATCTGGCAGCTGTAGCGCTCTCACCCCACCTGAGggaggacacacaaacacggaaGAAGCCAAAAACAGGGCtcggagacagagagagtcttCTCAGGCCACTGGAAACCGAATATTTATAGACGTGAGTGGCTTATCTGTTTGCCAGGACCTAAAGATGCTCAAACAAGGCCAGAACACACTCGCCcttgcaaaacacaaacacacacacagcgtccAGTGTGAGGGATGACCGCTCTCCCCGCACCTCAAGGTGAATGGCGACTGGGATGTTTGCAGTGAAACCCAGGTGGCTTGTTTTGAGGTGAAGGGCTAGTCTATTAGGTTGATTCATTCTCTTGTCATGTCTAAATCCCCCTGGTGTTCTCTCCCGCTGCCACTCTGTACATGTCTGATTTAGGAGCTGAGGGTGTTCCCTGCTTGCCCAGCCTGACAGGTAGTCCAACTTAGTTACTGTACAAACAGAGCAGGAATGCAGTGCAGGGTCGGGGTCTCCTAACCTTGACCAAAGCATTTAAGGTACTTCAAAAGCATCTATGTACACACAGACGAATACTTTCTGCTAAAACGCCAAGTAAAGCACGGCCTACAAATTAATTTGCCAGggtaatatttcttttttgtttggcaGTTCGTAAGACGTGAGCACGAGGTGTGCACCATGGACGTCAAGGATCACTG
This is a stretch of genomic DNA from Acanthopagrus latus isolate v.2019 chromosome 19, fAcaLat1.1, whole genome shotgun sequence. It encodes these proteins:
- the pcolce2b gene encoding procollagen C-endopeptidase enhancer 2b isoform X1, which produces MSNHSSMRQTWVQVYSCRTSFKLFSKPGPQLPNTMPFMPRGEHRRTMWRTCSVFCAWSLLFLAEVCAQSQRRPTFTCGGNITGESGVIGSQGYPGVYPPNTKCVWRITVPEGKVVVLSFRSIDLESDNLCRYDYVDVYSGHVSGQRLGRFCGTFKPGALVSTGNKMLMQMVSDANTAGSGFLAVFSAAHPHERGDQYCGGRLDRPSGTFKTPNWPEKDYPAGVTCSWHIVAPKNQIIEVKFEKFDVERDNYCRYDHVSIFNGAEINDAKRIGKYCGDSPPAPVFSDGNQLLIQFLSDLSLTADGFIGHYKFRPKRFPTTTVPPTTTTQPVTTRPIPLKYSVALCQQKCKRRGTLESNYCSSNFVITGTVITAVMRGGSMFATVSIINVYKEGSLAIQQAGKTMSTKIIILCKKCPFIRRGLNYIFMGQVDEDGKGKIAPHHFVMAFKTKNQKGLNVLKDKRC
- the pcolce2b gene encoding procollagen C-endopeptidase enhancer 2b isoform X2, with the translated sequence MPFMPRGEHRRTMWRTCSVFCAWSLLFLAEVCAQSQRRPTFTCGGNITGESGVIGSQGYPGVYPPNTKCVWRITVPEGKVVVLSFRSIDLESDNLCRYDYVDVYSGHVSGQRLGRFCGTFKPGALVSTGNKMLMQMVSDANTAGSGFLAVFSAAHPHERGDQYCGGRLDRPSGTFKTPNWPEKDYPAGVTCSWHIVAPKNQIIEVKFEKFDVERDNYCRYDHVSIFNGAEINDAKRIGKYCGDSPPAPVFSDGNQLLIQFLSDLSLTADGFIGHYKFRPKRFPTTTVPPTTTTQPVTTRPIPLKYSVALCQQKCKRRGTLESNYCSSNFVITGTVITAVMRGGSMFATVSIINVYKEGSLAIQQAGKTMSTKIIILCKKCPFIRRGLNYIFMGQVDEDGKGKIAPHHFVMAFKTKNQKGLNVLKDKRC